CGGAGATCAAGATGTCGGACATCGAACTGCTGCGAGAATGGTGCGACAAGCAACAGCATCTGCCAAAAGTCACGGATCTCCATCTGATACTCTTCTTGCACAGCAACTATTACAGCACGGAGGCGGCGAAGAACACCGCGGAGAGTTTCTTCACCATCAGATCCCACGTTCCAGAGTTCTTCTCGATCAGAGATCCATTGGGTTCGAAAGAACTGCGCCAGGCATTCAATGTCGTGTAAGTACTTTTCATCATCTCGAATCTCTGATTGGGCAATTAACGGAGTAACCGAATTCGAGCAGACTTCTACTCGCTTCTTTTTTCAAAGCACACAGCGTAACGTGTGCAAGTTTCGCGTAGTTTATCGGTTCTAACTGGATACTTGATCGAATGCTTACGAATGTAGGATTTCGAGTGTTTTGAGAATCAGTGCGCGAATGATTCGCAaagaatttcgtttaaaaaaatgcgACGCGTATGTTCGTTTTAAATTCGGTTCTTCCTCGTCGCGTCTATTTTATTTAGACAAAAGATTTCTTTAGAACCATCTCTTTGGGTGTGTTGATGCCGAATATAGCAAAAAATCTGTAGCTTAAAGTGTCGAATAAATGCTCGTTCGGATCgacaaagaatatatatatatatttgtactatTGTTTTAACAACGATGAATTTCAAATCGTTCGGTGTGTCACTTTCGTTCGATGTTGCTcgacaattgtaaatattctcTCAAGAATTCAATGGTAAATAAgatgtaaatttaaattaaggaacgcaGCCTGACGTGAGCATACGCTTAAACgcgtatatattttaaatacgtatatattttaaatacgtatatattttaaatacgtgtatatttttaatacgtgtatattttaaatacgtatatattttaaatgctTCGATCACGTTTTGTTTGGGTTTAACACAGTTACAGATACCGTTACGTGAACGTAAAATGAATAGATTTCATAATAGAGAGAAATGTCCTTCGATCGATTTGCAGACCTCGCGCAGAAAGATCGAAACACTTCGGAAGAGAAAAGAATAAAGGAGTTTCGTATTAATTAGCCTCCCGTGCTGTGATTCAGAGCCATGGCTGGACTATCGGGACTATCGAAGCAAGGTCATAAGGTACTTTTCGGCAAATTGGTAGATCCCGATCCGACGCACTATTCCTTCGAAGATGCGACCAAATCGTTCTTCATGGTGTCCGATTTAGTCGGTCTGAAAACTGGCACCTGTGAGGGTTACATTTTCATCGGTGACGCGACGAACGTGTCGTTGGGTCACGTTGGCCGAATAAGTCCCATGGGGATGAAGAAGCTGGTGATGTACGTTCAAGAAGCGATACCGGTTCGTTTAAAGGGAATACACTTCATCAACACGCCGCCAGTGATGGACGTGATAATGAACATGGCGAGGCCCTTCATGAAGAAAGAATTGTGGAATATGGTGAGGAACACACGATAATGATATTTGCGGCACGAAGCTGTAAAATGTGTGTACGTGTAAAATGAAATGCTATAGAAGATTCTATACGATTCGCGAAGAATTTTGTTTAAAGAAATGCGACACGTATGTTCGTTTTAAATTCGGTTCTTTCTCGTCGCGTCTATTTTATtcagacaaaagatttttttaGAATCATCTCTTTAGGTGCGTCGATGCCGAATATAGCAAAAAATCTGTGGCTCAAAGTAAAGTCCCGATTAGCATAGTGTGGGTAACGCGCGTTTAACGAAACGAATATTATCGAAGAGATCGATGTTTAACTTTATCGATatataaattcgataaaatgtttacgtTCGCGTGCGATTGAAAACGGTGAGCATTTTTTCATCGACGTTCACGGAGCTCAACGCTTAACGATTATTTCCGTATCACTTCTGCATTTACTTCGTTAAATATGTTTCATGCGTCAAATCGAAGACACGACAGATTTCTACGCGCAGAAAGTCTcttcaacgtttctcgattcgcgTAGAATTTTCTAAGTAGACTCACCAACGAGTCCAATTACTAGATCGGGGATAAGATTCACCGATTGGAGGTTTCGTAAAAAGATACGTTTATTTCGAGCACGATCTCAGctgttcattttcattttcgaattaCGAGAtttgaaaactttgaaaatttaattacggaAATCAACGGTCTACGAATGTTTCTTCATCTTCGAACCAATGAGACTTGAACTTCGATATTAACACTCGCGCTATTGAAATCTAAACATTTATCCAAACCTCCGAAATGTATGCTTCTAGTTTTCGCATTCAAGGTTTACCATTAACGTTAGTTAAATTAAAACAAGCCTTTGGCGTTCGAAACGGTCATTCGTTTCAGCTTGTGAAGCGTAAACTATCACGTCGAGATTTCAGATTCTTATTTCGGAGATTCGAAATCGTTCCCGATTGTACGTTCTCGTACCGACCAATTTAACCATCCGTATTGTTATTCGTAAAGGGCAATTTTATGAGAAGGGAAGATTTACGAAGAATACTTGATCTCTGACTGTTGTACCGTAACGTAGCTTTGAACATTACTCGGTTTGGAATTCCAATGGGCTTTTAACGGTAAAACGTTCAATTCCATTTAAGACAAATGTTCGATACGTTTATAAACATAGAGTCTGACAATTTAGATTGTCTTCTTAGGAGTAGCAGTTCTCATTTATGTCGTTTTAATTTGTACCCAACGTGAAAACCGGTTTCTATATTTATCTCAACGTATTACCATAAATTTGTAACACGGGTTAATTAATATCTTATTGTCGAATTATTATCAAGAATATTTCATAACTTCGTAAAGGATCTTTGAAACTTCGTTTGAAACTTTTCCACTTATTTCTACGAATACTTATCGATGGTGTGTTCAGTTATAATATGTTATAATATGTGGAAAACGATATCTTCGATTCATCGTTAATTTTAATTGCTTCCTACTTAACCATGAGTCATATTACGCGCATAAAAGCGACGTTATTACTTATCGGGAGTTTTCTTGAATGATATTctaacaaatttcttttttaaagtaGATCGATTTTCTTGCATCGATTCACATTTTACTGAATCTTCTATAGCATCGAATACTAGCTACAATACGTTTACAATTCAACGTGAAAGTTTCGTATCGTTAATTTGGTTGTTATTTATCAAATAATCGATATAATTTTCTGAAAGTTACGTGCATCgacttgtatttttctttctgttttcACCGGTCGACCGTGAGTGCGTCACTGTATCCTTTACCGTTCAATCCTCAACATTACATTACGTAAACAATAATTGCTTTACGAGTTGGACGTTGTGCGAAATGATAATTTTCCGGTCTGTAGGGAGGTCTCAGGTTTTATTTAGCGTAGCAAATTGTGCACCGTGGCGATAAACaaacaaattcgaaaaaattctccaaatTCGAAGCCTGAAATTTTGATGTAAAAATCTCGAAAGTTAAAATATCTATGTCGAATCTCCGAAATAAGAATCGGAAATCTCGACGTGAAAGTTTACGCTTTACAAGCTGAAACGAATGACCGTTTCGAACCCCAAAGACTCGTTTTAATTTAACTAACGTTAATGGTAAACCTTGAATACAAAAACTAGAAGCACACATTTCGAAGGTTTGGATAAATGTTTAGATTTCAATAGCGCGAGTGTTAATATCGAAGCTCGAGTCTCATTGGTTCGAAGATGAAGAAAAATTCGTAAACCGCTGATTTccagaattaaattttcaaagtttttaaatctcgtaatttgaaaatgaaaatgaacagCCGAGATCgcgtttgaaataattattttagattTAAAGCTTAAATACTAAAATGATAGTTACAAGAAACAATATCCATTTAGTTAGAGCAATTTAATTGTAACTTAACAAAACGGGATTTACTTCTCGTTGAAGCTAATTAGAAGTCCGTACGACAGATCCAATTTTATATGAAATTCAATTCATCGCACAGAATTCTGTTGAACTGCTTCTGGTATAATTGATACACACATCGGATataaaattttcgttaattgGTGTTTTGTGAGGTATTCCAGAAAACACGAGAATTCCATAGATTTACGCGATACTTTACACCGAATTGAATTGAGCTGTATCGTTGAAATGTTTCAAGATTCGAGAAGCAAATGATAAATCGTTACTGTTTTCTTAGAACATCAAAATTCTTTGGAATAAAATATAGGAAACTTTTGCAAAAGAGTTTGCGGTATAAGAAATTCCTTGAGTTTAATTCTTCGAAGTAGAACTTGTATTCATTAAATATTCATGCTACCCTACGTATGACGTGTGTACAACTCCCAACGTGTGTATTATATAGagagaatgaaatattaattctgGAAGAAATTACGATTTGTAATCAGATGTTTTAACCAGTCTTCGTAAGTACCACGTCTAACGATacgtgtataaaaattattcgacagTGTCTCCCGCTCTATTCGCTCGTGATATCGTTTAATATTCGTACAGTGTGCGCATTTTGCTAAGAAgtcatttatttcctttttactTGTTCCTTTTCTTGTTTCCTTTTACTTGGGTTACCGAAACACCTATACGTTTATAAAAGATATGAAAAACTCTATTTCTAGATGCATTTACATTCATCGTTAAAAACTTTGGAGGAGTTCGTCTCTCTCGACATACTACCGAACGAAGTCGGTGGAAAGGCGGGCCCGATATCAAAGATACAGGAAGatcaaataaaagaaattgacAGTAAACGGGAATGGTTCATCGAAGAGGAGAAATTGTCTGTAGTGGACGAGGCTTTACGCATTGGCAAAAGCAAGACTGCGAACGATCTCTTCGGAGTTGAGGGGTCTTTCAAAAAACTCGAAATAGATTAGAAAAGTACTGTTTTGAATTTCACTGGCCCTGGAAATAGTTCTTGGGGAACGAACAGCGGATACTGATGCGTTAAGGTAATTTCCTATTCGTTAAGTGACTTCTGTTTTTAGATAGGCAGCCACAAGAgattttacgaaaaatgtttatttattgcGCACGAATAGCGAAGTAAAAGCATATATTCGCGAAACGTTATTTTCGAATAGTTTATTCGGTTTGTAACAAATTAGACATTTCGTTTTTCTATACGGAATCTTTACATTCACAATGAAGTGAACAATACTATCATTCATATATAGAGCGAATAATATTCTCATTTATATATAATGTTTATATATTGTTGGAAAGCTATTTCTTCGAATACTTTTTATACATTTAtgtttcgaaattaaattgAGCGATTGTAAAAGTGTAATTGAATGTCACTAAGTACgtatatgatatatatatatatatatatatatatcttcatCTCCtaattaacttttattttcCGCACCAATTGCTTTGCAATTAATATTTAAGATTCCattcaattaattattttatcgttttaaaaatatatcgctTAATCTTTATTACTTTATTATTCAATGTAGTCTGTTTTCTTTGTAAATTCATTGTATAATTGATCGATTGATGATTCAAGAAAATCATTGCACAATTGATAAAAAAGAGCCCTTTTTATCCAAGGGACTAcccgataaaaaattattactttccattttttaagactttaagaaacatgtcaatgaccatattttatttcgaatttttaaatttattttctgtaGGCggattaatcatttgtaatgcataaataaaatgtatgtTGAACatcaatattcaaaatattaagtGTTGATAAAGTATCGCGAtttggaataaaaaattcattaaaacTGACGGCCTCCAcagattttgtaatatttccatccttatttattataattactaaCAATAGTCACCGGTCGATAgtcgaaataattattactaATATCTTCGgagtaaataatggcttaaaatattattttgctgaaacattttttgtttgCGAAGCAATTTTTCAGTAAGATCGAACATTGTTACGGACAACTTGTATCGGTTTTCAATTTATACTTGCATTTAAAGATTTTTCTGTCTGGAAAAGtaacttattaaatttttactcTTTTATGTAAAAAGTCTTATTGTTTGAAAAGTTGAATTTTTTGATTTGCATAGATTTTCTAAGCATTCTTGGGTTTTAATTAAAAGTTTTTTTATTTCCAGTTATACATGTTGGACGATTTAAACCATGTTTACAAAGCTTAATCTTTTTCTATATATCAGCTAGAAATGGAAACATTTCATAACTGAAATTCATATTattatgaatttttatattacctTAATAAATTATACCGCGTTATTAAActtaatatgaaaaatatatttaacagcaAAGACCAATAATTCAGCTCAGATACGATACAGAGGATATTTAATAGTTTGCAAAATCATTTAATAAACTAATTAAACTATTTTTACGGTACATGTAGTACAAGTGGCGCAATCTGTGGCTACTCGCCCAAGTTTGTAGAGGAATAGTTTCCGTTTCCGCCGCTAGATGCCGATACATGTACTAAATTCACTGCCTAGCAACTTTAATTCGCTCTTTTACATTAATAAACAAGTAATTGATGTACTTTAGAAATTCCGGGTGAATCAATTCATGCTACAGAACCACAAGGAATTGACAAATTCCATGGTTTGTAATGAATTTTTACAttatgttaaaaaattatatcgcgttattaaacttaatataaaaaatatatttaacagcaAAGTCCAATGATTCAGCTCAGATACGGTACAGAGGATATTTAATAGTTTGCAAAATCATTTAATAAACTAATTAAACTATTTTTACGGTACATGTAGTACAAGTGGCGCAATCTGTGGCTACTCGCCCAAGTTTGTAGAGGAATAGTTTCCGTTTCCGCCGCTAGATGCCGATACATGTACTAAATTCACTGCCTAGCAACTTTAATTCGCTCTTTTACATTAATAAACAAGTAATTGATGTACTTTAGAAATTCCGAGTGAATCGATTCATGCTACAGAACCACAAGGAATTGACAAATTTCATGGTTTGTAATGAATTTTTACAttatgttaaaaaattatatcgcgttattaaacttaatataaaaaatatatttaacagcaAAGTCCAATGATTCAGCTCAGATACGATACAGAGGATATTTAATAGTTTGCAAAATCATTTAATAAACTAATTAAACTATTTTTACGGTACATGTAGTACAAGTGGCGCAATCTGTGGCTACTCGCCCAAGTTTGTAGAGGAATAGTTTCCGTTTCCGCCGCTAGATGCCGATACATGTACTAAATTCACTGCCTAGCAACTTAAATTCGCTCTTTTACATTAATAAACAAGTAATTGATGTACTTTAGAAATTCCGAGTGAATCGATTCATGCTACAGAACCACAAGGAATTGACAAATTTCATGGTTTGTAATGAATTTTTACAttatgttaaaaaattatatcgcgttattaaacttaatataaaaaatatatttaacagcaAAGTCCAATGATTCAGCTCAGATACGGTACAGAGGATATTTAATAGTTTGCAAAATCATTTAATAAACTAATTAAACTATTTTTACATTAGATGCAGTACAAGTGGCGCAATCTGTGGCTACTCGCCCAAGTTTGTAGAGGAATAGTTTCCGTTTCCGCCGCTAGATGCCGATACATGTACTAAATTCACTGCCTAGCAACTTTAATTCGCTCTTTTACATTAATAAACAAGTAATTGATGTACTTTAGAAATTCCGGGTGAATCAATTCATGCTACAGAACCACAAGGAATTGACAAATTCCATGGTTTGTAATGAATTTTTACAttatgttaaaaaattatatcgcgttattaaacttaatataaaaaatatatttaacagcaAAGTCCAATGATTCAGCTCAGATAAGGTACAGAGGATATTTAATAGTTTGCAAAATCATTTAATAAACTAATTAAACTATTTTTACGGTACATATAATACAAGTGGCGCAATCTGTGGCTACTCGCCCAAGTTTGTAGAGGAATAGTTTCCGTTTCCGCCGCTAGATGCCGATACATGTACTAAATTCACTGCCTAGCAACTTTAATTCGCTCTTTTACATAAATAAACAAGTAATTGATGTACTTTAGAAATTCCGGGTGAATCAATTCATGCTACAGAACCACAAGAAATTGACAAATTCCATGGTTTGTAATGAATTTTTACAttatgttaaaaaattatttcgcgttattaaacttaatataaaaaatatatttaacagcaAAGTCCAATGATTCAACTCAGATAAGGTACAGAGGATATTTAATAGTTTGCCAAATCATTTAATAAACTAATTAAACTATTTTTACATTAGATGCAGTACAAGTGGCGCAATCTGTGGCTACTCGCCCAAGTTTGTAGAGGAATAGTTTCCGTTTCCGCCGCTAGATGCCGATACATGTACTAAATTTACTGCCTAGCAATTTTAATTCGCTCTTTTACATTAATAAACAAGTAATTGATGTACTTTAGAAATTCAGGTTGAATCGATTCATGCTACAGAACCACAACGAATTGACAATATTCCATGGTTTCTAATGAATTTTGACATTATGTTAACAAATTATACCGCGTTATTaaacttaatataaaaaatatatttaacagcaACAGGGCCTGTTACCGATGAATCCActaattttctctttcttttcctaTTTTCTCGTAGTCCTTTCTCCAAAAGGAAATATTATAAACTACATTTTCTCTATTACATGTTGTTGCTTGCTATGATCTTCTTAATAGACTTTTGATTAGAGTATTCATAATTTTTGGTTCACTCTTCTAAAATGTATGCTTTATCGTCCTCGAGATTTCTTATTGTAAGATGGATTCTTAGATCCCTTCAGTTTTATTCTAATCCTTGAtcacaaaatttcaattctgttTAAGTTAAACTCGATCTAGTTACCCTGTTACAGACATTTCTTATCGATTTCTTAAatacgaaattcaattaaaaccATAAGGACGATTATCGACTGACATAGTATGAATTATAACAACGGTAATATGCAAAATCCAAGTCGTATAAATTTATCCAAAGTAATGGGTGAAGTCAAAGTATGCAAATTCCTCTAGAAATAAAAATGCAACGAGATGCATCGCTGTATCGTCAAAAGTATCGTCAAATGGTGTAAAAGGGTAAATACGCAAGTGttgtaattgtaaattaattcattagtcttttacgtttctttttcaagCATACACTCACATTTTGTAATAAAACGATAATTTATCCTTTTGGATGTCCTCTTTGATAGATATTTCGTTAAATTTACACGTGCGTAATGGTGCTTCTAATGGTGCTGGTCATTTAATACGacaaggaaaataaaatatattttctcttcGTTGTATCTGCTCgtattgaaataattataattgtgcACCGATATAATTATACGGTGACACTTTATCCAATAAACGTACGGCACGGTGTTTAATATCGCAGACTAAATTATCACCCtgagtttttaatatttttctttatatttctttcgGTTTACTTAAATACTTATGCGAGTCTGCCCAGTTATCGACCAAAGATGAtctaaaatttttgctggtttgaACAAGTTCGATTCGAATGCTcgatatcgtttaaaaattatacataaaatcATATATAAAAGAATTTACGTGTAAGTTTTATTTAACATTTACATTGTAATACACGTTACAAGTACACCTACACATAACGCTTTACCTATAAATTATGTTTCACAATTACATTCTCGCAGATATCCTACGTACACCTCTAAACGCGTTATTTATACCtactttttta
The sequence above is drawn from the Ptiloglossa arizonensis isolate GNS036 chromosome 1, iyPtiAriz1_principal, whole genome shotgun sequence genome and encodes:
- the LOC143143793 gene encoding alpha-tocopherol transfer protein-like; amino-acid sequence: MPTKKMLPLPYPFSLEEELKKNPEIKMSDIELLREWCDKQQHLPKVTDLHLILFLHSNYYSTEAAKNTAESFFTIRSHVPEFFSIRDPLGSKELRQAFNVVAMAGLSGLSKQGHKVLFGKLVDPDPTHYSFEDATKSFFMVSDLVGLKTGTCEGYIFIGDATNVSLGHVGRISPMGMKKLVMYVQEAIPVRLKGIHFINTPPVMDVIMNMARPFMKKELWNMMHLHSSLKTLEEFVSLDILPNEVGGKAGPISKIQEDQIKEIDSKREWFIEEEKLSVVDEALRIGKSKTANDLFGVEGSFKKLEID